The Ornithodoros turicata isolate Travis chromosome 9, ASM3712646v1, whole genome shotgun sequence genome includes a region encoding these proteins:
- the LOC135367991 gene encoding uncharacterized protein LOC135367991 isoform X3, whose amino-acid sequence MTPRLVGSRQKQRNRVRFVIQMPRWHLQEGDAQAGSPEGTAGRTSTRTRGLMISGTLGLFVLAFIVAIFISWNFLTQNSDENPEAEKFIVTDAPKDRDPCINGKVVLVYYSVVSEAIIQGASATIRSLFRGIKNTLPR is encoded by the exons ATGACTCCTCGACTGGTCGGTTCAAGGCAGAAGCAGCGGAATCGAGTGCGCTTCGTCATCCAGATGCCCCGATGGCATCTTCAGGAAG GAGACGCTCAAGCAGGATCTCCGGAGGGCACTGCAGGAC GTACAAGCACCAGGACAAG AGGCCTCATGATATCCGGGACGCTAGGTCTCTTCGTCCTGGCCTTCATCGTAGCTATTTTCATTAGCTGGAATTTCCTCACGCAAAATTCTGACGAAAATCCAGAAG CAGAAAAGTTTATCGTCACCGATGCACCGAAAG ACAGAGACCCATGCATAAACGGTAAGGTGGTTCTGGTATACTACTCGGTTGTATCTGAAGCTATCATACAGGGAGCTTCTGCCACGATACGCTCACTTTTCCGTGGTATTAAAAACACGTTACCGCGCTGA
- the LOC135367991 gene encoding uncharacterized protein LOC135367991 isoform X5, with product MTPRLVGSRQKQRNRVRFVIQMPRWHLQEGTSTRTRGLMISGTLGLFVLAFIVAIFISWNFLTQNSDENPEAEKFIVTDAPKDRDPCINGKVVLVYYSVVSEAIIQGASATIRSLFRGIKNTLPR from the exons ATGACTCCTCGACTGGTCGGTTCAAGGCAGAAGCAGCGGAATCGAGTGCGCTTCGTCATCCAGATGCCCCGATGGCATCTTCAGGAAG GTACAAGCACCAGGACAAG AGGCCTCATGATATCCGGGACGCTAGGTCTCTTCGTCCTGGCCTTCATCGTAGCTATTTTCATTAGCTGGAATTTCCTCACGCAAAATTCTGACGAAAATCCAGAAG CAGAAAAGTTTATCGTCACCGATGCACCGAAAG ACAGAGACCCATGCATAAACGGTAAGGTGGTTCTGGTATACTACTCGGTTGTATCTGAAGCTATCATACAGGGAGCTTCTGCCACGATACGCTCACTTTTCCGTGGTATTAAAAACACGTTACCGCGCTGA
- the LOC135367991 gene encoding uncharacterized protein LOC135367991 isoform X2, translating into MTPRLVGSRQKQRNRVRFVIQMPRWHLQEGDAQAGSPEGTAGRTSTRTRKFRRGLMISGTLGLFVLAFIVAIFISWNFLTQNSDENPEEKFIVTDAPKDRDPCINGKVVLVYYSVVSEAIIQGASATIRSLFRGIKNTLPR; encoded by the exons ATGACTCCTCGACTGGTCGGTTCAAGGCAGAAGCAGCGGAATCGAGTGCGCTTCGTCATCCAGATGCCCCGATGGCATCTTCAGGAAG GAGACGCTCAAGCAGGATCTCCGGAGGGCACTGCAGGAC GTACAAGCACCAGGACAAG GAAGTTCCGCAGAGGCCTCATGATATCCGGGACGCTAGGTCTCTTCGTCCTGGCCTTCATCGTAGCTATTTTCATTAGCTGGAATTTCCTCACGCAAAATTCTGACGAAAATCCAGAAG AAAAGTTTATCGTCACCGATGCACCGAAAG ACAGAGACCCATGCATAAACGGTAAGGTGGTTCTGGTATACTACTCGGTTGTATCTGAAGCTATCATACAGGGAGCTTCTGCCACGATACGCTCACTTTTCCGTGGTATTAAAAACACGTTACCGCGCTGA
- the LOC135367990 gene encoding organic anion transporter 3-like, protein MSSKQSRSLESFYSLGPKGASARPSKASSSSVRGSFTSESSRSLSPHAPKRDVGTITQRAPAATGLETKPGVPFGRMALPSSQSLPALPFTSGRPAIQGPTSLAAAHEEPRSTLITAQRSPSQQSASSVSQHLDEHDQLEQATIYGHGLYQRAILFSSVLSLVVLLCHSSAFRVIARGVDFWCARPPSLQNLSVAEWKNFAIPFEPDGSRSRCKVYDDPFGQNKTAIECTTWEYESLSLSIVSTWNLVCSREWRLRLAALTYTMGAVIAAPLMGIVADKIGRRPVICIAVGVLLFASFVTCLATDITVFVCARCVVSGCASTIFVTTFVLLLEVTDAEHRALYCIVSTSLAITVTSTLFFVLEEFQRIRWRIAQAIFVGITCLLVSSLYIDESPRWLLATCKFTQAEKAILWAAKVNGVRLERVRTRCSRLKTAILKNEEYLKVTPLALFTYPLLRVRCSLLFLCWFVIVFSFHVFKAPVGVEKEERWAKIASVAAPGPLIAVVYCAMRTKGRKTTIAIALGLLGCCSSALLFRYPPSLRHLTNFFLVTARVTTYIATAVNYIYAAEMFPTVLRSVGVCTAYFFGRLGAATGNALTQVNVSPQVTLAVLTVLVLVAELALIKLPETRSAPLVNTIRQLETQDYKKYLKDTLPESYGRVPSRGTKSGESMPLTPLWSPIVGSHVPGSLISPREIYATPASGLSRE, encoded by the coding sequence ATGTCTTCGAAGCAGTCGAGGTCCTTGGAATCCTTTTACTCGCTAGGGCCGAAAGGTGCTTCGGCTCGGCCGTCGAAAGCGTCTAGCAGCAGCGTAAGAGGATCCTTCACTTCAGAATCTTCTCGCTCTTTAAGTCCACACGCACCGAAGAGGGACGTTGGAACCATAACACAGCGCGCGCCGGCAGCAACGGGACTCGAGACTAAACCTGGAGTACCATTCGGCCGAATGGCCCTTCCATCGTCTCAATCATTGCCAGCCCTCCCGTTTACCAGCGGGAGACCCGCGATTCAGGGTCCCACGAGCTTGGCAGCAGCACACGAAGAACCAAGAAGCACCCTAATAACGGCACAGCGAAGCCCATCCCAACAGAGCGCGAGCAGTGTAAGCCAACACCTGGACGAACACGACCAACTGGAACAAGCTACCATCTACGGCCACGGCCTCTACCAGCGTGCTATCCTCTTCAGCAGCGTCTTGTCCCTGGTGGTTCTTCTATGTCACAGCTCTGCCTTCAGGGTCATAGCGCGCGGCGTTGACTTCTGGTGCGCGCGGCCTCCGTCCTTACAGAACCTCAGCGTTGCGGAGTGGAAGAACTTCGCTATCCCTTTCGAACCGGACGGCAGCCGCAGCCGTTGCAAAGTGTACGACGACCCGTTTGGACAGAACAAGACAGCGATAGAGTGCACAACCTGGGAATACGAAAGCCTGTCCCTTTCCATCGTCAGCACCTGGAACCTAGTGTGCAGCAGAGAATGGCGGTTGCGATTAGCAGCTCTCACGTACACGATGGGAGCCGTGATAGCCGCGCCGCTTATGGGGATCGTTGCCGATAAGATCGGACGTCGGCCCGTCATCTGTATCGCCGTCGGTGTACTGCTGTTCGCGAGCTTCGTAACATGTCTCGCTACTGACATCACGGTTTTCGTGTGCGCCCGCTGCGTCGTATCGGGATGCGCCAGTACTATCTTTGTAACCACCTTTGTCCTGCTGCTCGAAGTAACGGATGCCGAACACCGCGCGTTATATTGCATCGTCTCGACATCGCTGGCGATCACCGTGACGAGCACTCTGTTCTTTGTGCTCGAAGAGTTCCAGCGCATTCGGTGGCGCATCGCGCAGGCCATCTTCGTGGGGATAACCTGCCTGCTCGTTTCCTCCCTTTACATCGATGAATCTCCTCGCTGGCTGCTCGCGACATGTAAGTTTACGCAGGCAGAAAAAGCTATCCTTTGGGCAGCCAAAGTGAATGGTGTGCGGCTCGAAAGAGTTCGGACGCGCTGCTCAAGGTTGAAAACGGCAATACTCAAGAATGAAGAGTATCTGAAGGTTACACCATTAGCGCTGTTCACTTACCCGCTTCTGCGAGTACGCTGCAGTTTGCTGTTCCTCTGCTGGTTCGTCATTGTCTTCAGCTTCCACGTATTCAAGGCGCCAGTCGGTGTCGAGAAAGAAGAACGATGGGCCAAAATCGCCAGCGTCGCTGCTCCGGGTCCTCTGATCGCAGTCGTCTATTGCGCTATGCGTACAAAAGGCCGTAAGACCACGATCGCGATTGCCTTGGGACTCTTGGGCTGTTGTAGCTCAGCGTTACTATTCAGATACCCCCCGAGCCTACGACACCTCACAAACTTCTTTTTGGTGACAGCTAGGGTGACGACATACATTGCCACGGCCGTGAACTACATCTACGCTGCCGAGATGTTCCCAACGGTTTTACGCAGCGTCGGCGTCTGCACCGCCTACTTTTTCGGCAGGTTGGGAGCTGCGACCGGTAATGCGCTGACGCAAGTCAATGTATCTCCGCAAGTCACACTGGCAGTACTGACAGTCTTGGTGTTGGTTGCGGAGCTGGCGCTGATTAAACTGCCGGAGACACGTTCTGCACCACTAGTCAACACCATAAGACAGCTAGAGACTCAAGACTACAAGAAGTACCTGAAAGATACCTTGCCTGAAAGTTATGGCAGAGTGCCTTCCAGAGGTACGAAATCTGGCGAGTCGATGCCGTTGACTCCGTTATGGTCACCGATCGTGGGATCTCACGTTCCTGGAAGCCTAATCAGCCCTCGGGAGATCTATGCGACTCCTGCTTCTGGATTATCCCGCGAATGA
- the LOC135367991 gene encoding uncharacterized protein LOC135367991 isoform X1, whose amino-acid sequence MTPRLVGSRQKQRNRVRFVIQMPRWHLQEGDAQAGSPEGTAGRTSTRTRKFRRGLMISGTLGLFVLAFIVAIFISWNFLTQNSDENPEAEKFIVTDAPKDRDPCINGKVVLVYYSVVSEAIIQGASATIRSLFRGIKNTLPR is encoded by the exons ATGACTCCTCGACTGGTCGGTTCAAGGCAGAAGCAGCGGAATCGAGTGCGCTTCGTCATCCAGATGCCCCGATGGCATCTTCAGGAAG GAGACGCTCAAGCAGGATCTCCGGAGGGCACTGCAGGAC GTACAAGCACCAGGACAAG GAAGTTCCGCAGAGGCCTCATGATATCCGGGACGCTAGGTCTCTTCGTCCTGGCCTTCATCGTAGCTATTTTCATTAGCTGGAATTTCCTCACGCAAAATTCTGACGAAAATCCAGAAG CAGAAAAGTTTATCGTCACCGATGCACCGAAAG ACAGAGACCCATGCATAAACGGTAAGGTGGTTCTGGTATACTACTCGGTTGTATCTGAAGCTATCATACAGGGAGCTTCTGCCACGATACGCTCACTTTTCCGTGGTATTAAAAACACGTTACCGCGCTGA
- the LOC135367991 gene encoding uncharacterized protein LOC135367991 isoform X4, with protein MTPRLVGSRQKQRNRVRFVIQMPRWHLQEGTSTRTRKFRRGLMISGTLGLFVLAFIVAIFISWNFLTQNSDENPEAEKFIVTDAPKDRDPCINGKVVLVYYSVVSEAIIQGASATIRSLFRGIKNTLPR; from the exons ATGACTCCTCGACTGGTCGGTTCAAGGCAGAAGCAGCGGAATCGAGTGCGCTTCGTCATCCAGATGCCCCGATGGCATCTTCAGGAAG GTACAAGCACCAGGACAAG GAAGTTCCGCAGAGGCCTCATGATATCCGGGACGCTAGGTCTCTTCGTCCTGGCCTTCATCGTAGCTATTTTCATTAGCTGGAATTTCCTCACGCAAAATTCTGACGAAAATCCAGAAG CAGAAAAGTTTATCGTCACCGATGCACCGAAAG ACAGAGACCCATGCATAAACGGTAAGGTGGTTCTGGTATACTACTCGGTTGTATCTGAAGCTATCATACAGGGAGCTTCTGCCACGATACGCTCACTTTTCCGTGGTATTAAAAACACGTTACCGCGCTGA